One part of the Musa acuminata AAA Group cultivar baxijiao chromosome BXJ1-5, Cavendish_Baxijiao_AAA, whole genome shotgun sequence genome encodes these proteins:
- the LOC135674108 gene encoding chitinase 6-like yields the protein MAVHNTTMLFLGLLLAGAIAVAAQNCGCSADLCCSKYGYCGTGDDYCGDGCQSGPCYSSSPPSNDVSVADIVTQSFFDGIIGQADGGCAGKSFYTRDAFLTAAGSYPTFGHTGTADDSKREIAAFFAHATHETGHFCYIEEIDGASKDYCDENNTEWPCIAGKGYYGRGPLQLSWNYNYGPAGQSIGFDGLNAPETVANDVVVSFKAALWFWMNNCHSAITSGQGFGATIRAINGDLECDGKNTETMNARVGYYKDYCSQFGVDPGSNLTC from the exons ATGGCGGTACACAACACGACGATGCTTTTCCTGGGCCTCCTCTTGGCCGGAGCCATCGCGGTGGCCGCCCAGAATTGCGGCTGCTCTGCCGACCTCTGCTGCAGCAAGTACGGCTACTGCGGCACCGGCGACGACTACTGCGGCGACGGGTGCCAGTCGGGACCGTGCTACTCCTCCTCCCCCCCCTCCAACGACGTCTCGGTGGCCGACATCGTGACGCAGAGCTTCTTCGACGGGATCATCGGCCAGGCCGACGGCGGGTGCGCCGGCAAGAGCTTCTACACCCGCGACGCCTTCCTGACCGCAGCCGGCTCCTACCCGACCTTCGGCCACACCGGAACCGCCGACGACTCCAAGCGCGAGATCGCCGCCTTCTTCGCCCACGCCACGCACGAGACCGGAC ACTTCTGCTACATAGAGGAGATCGATGGCGCGTCGAAGGACTACTGCGACGAGAACAACACGGAGTGGCCGTGCATTGCGGGGAAGGGCTACTACGGCCGCGGGCCGCTCCAACTCTCCTGGAACTACAACTACGGACCCGCCGGGCAAAGCATCGGGTTCGACGGCCTGAACGCGCCGGAGACGGTGGCCAACGACGTCGTCGTCTCCTTCAAGGCCGCCCTGTGGTTCTGGATGAACAACTGCCACTCGGCCATCACGTCAGGCCAAGGATTCGGAGCCACCATCCGGGCGATCAACGGCGACCTCGAGTGCGACGGTAAGAACACGGAGACGATGAACGCTCGCGTCGGATACTACAAGGACTACTGCAGCCAGTTCGGCGTCGACCCTGGAAGTAACCTCACTTGCTGA